In a single window of the Drosophila albomicans strain 15112-1751.03 chromosome 3, ASM965048v2, whole genome shotgun sequence genome:
- the LOC117572798 gene encoding acylphosphatase-1 — protein MQMDEQIFTCGFEVFGEVQGVKLRRATRSLALSNGVRGWVMNTDRGTVQGELEGTLPKVNELKFWLLCFGSERAIIERAEFTPTKEIPVHNFDDFTIRCHSYQLEDH, from the coding sequence ATGCAAATGGATGAGCAGATTTTCACCTGTGGCTTCGAAGTGTTCGGTGAGGTGCAGGGCGTCAAGTTGAGGCGGGCAACGCGATCGTTGGCGCTATCGAATGGAGTGCGTGGCTGGGTGATGAACACGGATCGTGGCACTGTCCAGGGGGAGCTGGAGGGCACGCTGCCAAAGGTTAATGAGCTCAAGTTCTGGCTGCTCTGCTTTGGCAGCGAGCGTGCGATCATCGAGAGAGCCGAGTTTACGCCCACCAAGGAGATACCTGTGCATAATTTCGATGACTTCACCATACGCTGCCATTCATATCAGCTGGAAGATCACTAG